ATTAAGTTTTGTAGCGCATTTGGTGTTGCTATTCGGCTGTGACCAAAGTCGGATGCCAATCACCGATATAATGACGGATACAAGACGGATACAATCTGAAGATGAAACTGGAGCTGAACCTGAACCTATCGTAGATGCCAATATGGTGTTAATTCCTGCTGGCGAGGTCTCCATCGGTTTATCACAAAGTCAGTTAGAACGGTATAAACAGCAATATCCGCCTACGATCCCTGTTACGCTCGAATGGTTCACAGTCCAAAGGAAAGCGCATCTCCCCGCAACAGCATTACCCCTACAAACCGTCTATGTAGATGCATTCTACATGGACATACACGAGGTGACCTGGGAGCAGTATCTCGATTTTGTCAACGCATCGGGGTATGAGAGCACGCGGGTGACTCAGACGCTGAAGATTTTCCCGGATTTGGTAAGCAGATCCGGCTATTTTGGAAAAAAGCCTATTACACAACTCACGATCCCTGAAATGAAAGCGTATGCTGAGTGGCACGGCAAACACATCCCAACCGAAATTGAATGGGAAAAAGCGGCACGCGGCGGACTCAGAGATAAGAATTACCCCTGGGGCAACGAGATTGATCCAACGCATGCTAACTACAATCATGCGGGCATCCTAAATGTATTTAACCCGGATAATAATACACCCGTTTTATCACTTGTTGAAGTTGGGCAGTATCCCGCAAACGGGTATGGGCTTTATGATATGGCTGGCAATGTCTCGGAATTTGTGACGACTCAATGGGATCATGTTAGGGGAGATATAGATGACGTTATATCTCGCGGTGGTAATTATCGCAGGCCCGGATTTGAACAGCAGAATTGGTATAGAAACTATCACAAAACAGGGGAATATACAAGTTCAGTCGGTTTTCGGTGTATCAAACGCATCAACGTACAGCCCCGCGCACAGAATGTTCCTTGAGGGGCAAAAACAAATGAGAAAACTCCCCACTGTTCTGCTAATCCTAATCGTACTTACGGGTTATGTGTTTGTCGTCGCTCAACGACAAGAA
This window of the Candidatus Poribacteria bacterium genome carries:
- a CDS encoding SUMF1/EgtB/PvdO family nonheme iron enzyme, translating into MFLRLLLLSFVAHLVLLFGCDQSRMPITDIMTDTRRIQSEDETGAEPEPIVDANMVLIPAGEVSIGLSQSQLERYKQQYPPTIPVTLEWFTVQRKAHLPATALPLQTVYVDAFYMDIHEVTWEQYLDFVNASGYESTRVTQTLKIFPDLVSRSGYFGKKPITQLTIPEMKAYAEWHGKHIPTEIEWEKAARGGLRDKNYPWGNEIDPTHANYNHAGILNVFNPDNNTPVLSLVEVGQYPANGYGLYDMAGNVSEFVTTQWDHVRGDIDDVISRGGNYRRPGFEQQNWYRNYHKTGEYTSSVGFRCIKRINVQPRAQNVP